AGCTCGCCTGTGCCTTTTAGCTTTATGGCTTCGATTTTTAGGACATCGCCGCCTACGCTTGTCCAAGCAAGCCCATTGATGATCCCTATACGCGCTTTTTTGTTTGACTGCTCGATCTCAAAGACAACTTTATCTAAGAAGTCTGGGATTGCTTTGGCGTGAGCTTAATGGGCGTGAAATCTTCATCTGCAGCACTTTAGTAGCGACTTTTCGCAAAATTGCAGAGATTTGCCGGCGCAAGTTCGCACGCCTGCTTCGCGCGTGTATCGCTCGATCAGCACACGCACGCTCTCTTTGCTAAATTGGATTTGCTTGTCGGTAAGCCCGTGCTTTTTCAGCTCTTGAGGGATTAGGTATTTATGCGCGATTTGCTCTTTTTCTTGCGGTGTGTAGCTAGAGATAGAGATAAATTCCATTCTATCGCGCAAGGGGGCTGGATTTGGGCGATGTCATTTGCTGTGGCGATAAAAATCACTTGCGATAAATCAATGCTGAAATTTGTGTAATAATCGCGGAATTCGACATTTTGCTCTGGGTCTAAAATCTCTAGTAGCACGCTTGTAGGATCGCCTCTCACACCACGCGCGATTTTATCGATCTCATCAAGCACGACTACGGGATTCATTTCTTTGCTTCAATGAGTCCTTGCACAATGCGCCCGGGCATAGCCCCGATATAAGTGCGCCTATGTCCGCGCAGCTCATTGACATCTTCTAGCCCACCTAGCGCGATACGCACAAGCGGGCGGGATATGGCTTTGGCGATAGAGTTTGCAAGGCTTGTTTTCCCCACGCCCGGAGGTCCATAAAAGCACAAAATTGTGCCTTTGGACTTTTGACTCTCTGTGTCGCGGTTTTTTGTCTTTTTGGCATTTGCTTTGGCATTTTTGGCGAGCAATTCACGCACCGCAAAATACTCGATAATGCGCTCTTTGGGCTTGGTTAAAGAGTAGTGATCTAGATCAAGTTGTTTAGCGACATTTTTGATAGATAGCTCGCCTTTAGCATAGCTACCAAAGGGGATTTCTAGCACCCACTCGACATAGTTTTGTAGCAAATTCGCATCAGCACTATCTTGGTGCATTTTAGATAGGCGGTTGATTTGCTTTTTTATCTCTTTGTAGGCATCTTCATTGAGAAATTGCTTTATGGATTCTAGCTTTTTGGCAAATTCATCAAGCTCTTCATCGCGCTGCTTATCGACTCCTAGCTCCTTTTGGATCTGGCGCATTTGCTCTTTTAAGAAATATTCGCGATTGGTTTGCTCAAGCTTATCATGCACGCGCGATTTGATTTCTTTTTGGAGTTTTTGGGCTTGGATTTCTTGCGTTACAAAATCGATCAACATCATCATTCGCTCTTCGATATTATCGCTTGCAAAGAGTTTATACGCTTCTGCTGGTTTTAGGCGCAAGGTCGATGCGACAAGATCGATGACGCGATTTGGGTCATTGGTCTCTTCAAGCGTTTTTAGCATTTCTGGGGGAAGTGGCTGATATTGGCGTAGTTTTGGACATTTTCTAGGAGAAATTTCATCATCGCTTCAACGCGCACTTGGTTGTAGTCTTGATACTCGATAATCTCAACAATAGCTTCAATCACGCTATCGTCTTCTTCGCTAGTTTGTGGCTCTAGAGCGATCACTTTAGTGATAGCCATCCCTTGCAAGAGGATCTTCACGCGCCCATCAGGCAAGGACACTTTGCGTAAAATCTTGCACACCACACCCACATCATAAAATGGCATTGCACTAGAATCCACTTTTCATCACTATTGGATTCTGGGCTGGATTCTGCCTTTTGGCAGCACACTAGCACAAGGTCATTGCGCTCTAGTGCGACATTTGCTGCTGCGATATTTTTCTGCCCTTGTGTGAAAATAGGGGCAATCGCAAAGGGGTAGGTAAAATCCTCCTCTACAATCACAGGAAGAGTAGGGGGACAGGAAGAGTAGGGGGAAATGTTGCGGATTTTGCATTCTTGCTCCTTAAAGAGATAATTACCAATTAAACATACGCACATATTCAGGTATGTAAGATGGCTTGGGCTTGGCGTTAGATTCTAGGTCATCATCGATTCTATCAAGGTATTTTTGCACTGCTTCGGGCTTTTTTTGCTTTTTATAGACATTGACAATCCCCCTATTAAGCTCATTTTGCCCTAGCACAAAGCGCACTTGCATTGTCTGCACGAAAGGCACATACCGACTTGTAGGATATTTATCTAAAAAATCATCAAAGGCAGAGAGAGAGTCAGAGAAAAACTCCTGATCTTTACTAGAGTTCTTAATCCCATAGTAGCGACTTTGGAGTTTTAAGTAGGTGATATAATCAGCATTTTTTGCCGTGCCAAAACGCTTCAAATACTCATCAAAATAAAATTCTGCGAGCAAATACTCCTCTTTTCTTATGTGAGCCTGCCCTAAAATCAGCATAGCTTCTGGTAGCAAGGGGGAGTTGATATGCTCACTTTGCAATGACGCATAGAAATTATCCGCGCCTTCTAGATTCCCAAATTTTATTTCTTTGATGATGTTTTGATACCAATATATCGCTGGTTTATTAAACTCATTTTTGTCTTTTTTATCACAAGCACTAAAGACAACACAAATGGCAAGCGCACTACACTGCAATACACAAAAACGAAAAAGCCTTTTATCAAATCGCATACATTACCTTAGAGAGTGAGAGTGTGCGCATTATACACTAGATTCAATAACCACCGCCTCGCGCTTAAATAGCTGCTTGGCTAGATTTGCTTAAGCAAGATTCTAGCGTTTGAGAGAATTAACCGTTTGGAGCATTGCATCGGCTGTTTGGATTGTTTTGGAGTTTGCCTCATAGGCTCTTTGTCCGGTGATGAGATCTGTCATCTCCTCTACAAGCTTGACATTACTTAGCTCTAAAAAGCCCTGCCTAAGTGCGCCAAAGCCCTCTGTGCTAGCCACGCCTACAATCGCATCGCCGGAAGCATTGGTGTTTAGAAACAAATTATCCCCCAAAGAGTGCAGCCCTGCTGGGTTTATGAAATTTGCCACTTCGATTTGCCCTATCACATTGCTTACACCATTATTTGCCTGCACGACACTCACTGTGCCATCTGTGCCGATATTGATTTGCGTGGCATCTTGGGGGATAGTGATTTGGGGCTGGAGAAGATAGCCCTGCGCGGTTACGATATTGCCATTATCATCAAGCTTAAACCCCCCATCTCTTGTATAGGCGATCGTGCCATCGGGCA
The window above is part of the Helicobacter canis genome. Proteins encoded here:
- the flgG gene encoding flagellar basal-body rod protein FlgG, whose protein sequence is MMRSLYTATTGMLGQQLQIDTTSNNIANVNTTGYKKQRAEFNDLFYQTLQYAGTATSETTLSPTGIEVGLGVRPGAVQKMFSQGSPKETENNLDVAIEGKGFFQIQLPDGTIAYTRDGGFKLDDNGNIVTAQGYLLQPQITIPQDATQINIGTDGTVSVVQANNGVSNVIGQIEVANFINPAGLHSLGDNLFLNTNASGDAIVGVASTEGFGALRQGFLELSNVKLVEEMTDLITGQRAYEANSKTIQTADAMLQTVNSLKR
- a CDS encoding outer membrane protein assembly factor BamD encodes the protein MRFDKRLFRFCVLQCSALAICVVFSACDKKDKNEFNKPAIYWYQNIIKEIKFGNLEGADNFYASLQSEHINSPLLPEAMLILGQAHIRKEEYLLAEFYFDEYLKRFGTAKNADYITYLKLQSRYYGIKNSSKDQEFFSDSLSAFDDFLDKYPTSRYVPFVQTMQVRFVLGQNELNRGIVNVYKKQKKPEAVQKYLDRIDDDLESNAKPKPSYIPEYVRMFNW